One segment of Mycolicibacterium sp. YH-1 DNA contains the following:
- a CDS encoding Zn-ribbon domain-containing OB-fold protein: MSASQSSPAQIDGHESPLSAPLKLSFDYTRSVGPVLGRFFTELRGRHVVGVRGSDGRVHVPPAEYDPVTYAPLNEVVPVASVGTVVSWTWQPNPLEGQPLRRPFAWALITLDGADTPLLHAVDAGTPDAISTGARVHVHWADEPIGAITDIAYFELGEDAEEVPDAADDRDPVTMLVCPSNLEIQHTASLPESTFLRGLEEGKLLGARSGDDGKVYFPPKEADPGTGQALDQFVELPDRGTVTTFAIINIPFAGQRIKPPYVAAYVLLDGADIPFLHLILEIDAADVRMGMRVEAVWRPRDEWGLGIDNIEYFRPTGEPDADYDTYKHHL; encoded by the coding sequence GTGAGCGCCAGCCAAAGCAGTCCGGCCCAGATCGACGGCCACGAGTCTCCACTTTCGGCTCCCCTGAAGCTGTCATTCGACTACACCCGTTCAGTAGGTCCGGTACTCGGTCGTTTCTTCACCGAACTACGCGGCCGACATGTCGTCGGTGTGCGCGGCTCGGATGGCCGGGTGCACGTACCTCCTGCTGAGTATGACCCGGTCACCTACGCGCCCCTGAACGAGGTCGTTCCGGTGGCCAGCGTCGGAACGGTGGTGTCGTGGACGTGGCAGCCCAACCCGCTGGAGGGGCAGCCGCTGCGCCGTCCGTTCGCCTGGGCACTGATCACACTCGACGGAGCCGACACCCCGCTGCTGCACGCGGTCGACGCCGGGACGCCCGACGCGATCAGCACCGGCGCCAGGGTGCACGTGCACTGGGCCGACGAGCCGATCGGTGCCATCACCGACATCGCGTACTTCGAACTCGGTGAGGACGCCGAGGAGGTCCCCGACGCAGCCGATGACCGGGACCCGGTCACCATGCTCGTCTGCCCGAGCAACCTCGAGATCCAGCACACTGCATCCCTTCCCGAGAGCACGTTCCTGCGTGGGCTCGAGGAGGGCAAGCTGCTCGGGGCCCGCTCCGGGGACGACGGCAAGGTGTACTTCCCGCCCAAGGAGGCGGATCCGGGGACTGGCCAGGCACTCGATCAGTTCGTCGAGCTGCCCGACCGTGGCACGGTGACGACGTTCGCCATCATCAACATCCCGTTCGCCGGCCAGCGCATCAAGCCGCCGTACGTCGCGGCCTACGTCCTGCTGGACGGTGCCGACATCCCGTTCCTGCACCTGATCCTCGAGATCGATGCCGCGGACGTGCGGATGGGCATGCGGGTGGAGGCCGTGTGGCGGCCCCGCGATGAGTGGGGCCTTGGCATCGACAACATCGAGTACTTCCGGCCGACGGGTGAGCCCGACGCCGACTACGACACCTACAAGCACCACCTCTAA
- a CDS encoding thiolase domain-containing protein — MTDRNVAVVGFAHAPHVRRTEGTTNGVEMLMPCFAELYAELGIKQTDIGFWCSGSSDYLAGRAFSFISAIDSIGAVPPINESHVEMDAAWALYEAYIKLLTGQVDTALVYGFGKSSAGVLRRILALQTDPYSLAPLWPDSVSMAGLQARFGLDAGKWTAEQMAQVALDSFAVSERTDSEKSAKSIDELLARPYFADPLRRHDIAPITDGAAAIVLAAGDRARELRERPAWITGIEHRIETPVLGARDLTVSTSTAASAAAATGGDAGSIEVAELHAPFSHQQLILTEAIGLGSNTVVNPSGGALAANPMFVAGLERIGFAARHIFDGSAGRVLAHATSGAALQQNLVAVMEGKDN; from the coding sequence ATGACGGATCGCAATGTCGCGGTGGTCGGTTTTGCGCATGCTCCGCATGTGCGCCGCACCGAAGGCACCACCAACGGCGTCGAGATGCTGATGCCGTGCTTCGCCGAGCTGTACGCGGAGCTGGGCATCAAACAGACCGATATCGGGTTCTGGTGCTCGGGCTCCTCGGATTACCTTGCCGGTCGGGCGTTCTCGTTCATCTCGGCGATCGACTCGATCGGTGCGGTACCCCCGATCAACGAGTCACACGTCGAGATGGACGCAGCCTGGGCGCTGTACGAGGCCTACATCAAACTGCTGACCGGCCAGGTGGACACCGCACTGGTGTACGGCTTCGGCAAGTCCAGTGCCGGCGTCCTGCGCCGGATTCTGGCCCTGCAGACCGACCCGTACTCCCTGGCGCCGCTGTGGCCCGACTCGGTGTCGATGGCGGGCCTGCAGGCCCGCTTCGGCCTGGACGCCGGCAAGTGGACCGCCGAGCAGATGGCGCAGGTGGCGCTTGACTCCTTCGCCGTCTCCGAGCGCACCGATTCGGAGAAGTCCGCCAAGAGCATCGATGAGCTGCTGGCCCGGCCGTACTTCGCCGATCCGCTGCGCCGCCATGACATCGCGCCCATCACCGACGGTGCGGCCGCGATAGTGCTCGCCGCAGGCGATCGGGCCCGCGAACTCCGCGAGCGGCCGGCCTGGATCACCGGCATTGAGCACCGCATCGAGACACCGGTGCTCGGGGCACGCGACCTGACGGTCTCGACGTCGACGGCGGCCTCTGCTGCCGCCGCGACCGGAGGCGATGCGGGCTCGATCGAGGTGGCGGAGCTGCACGCGCCGTTCAGCCATCAGCAGTTGATCCTCACCGAGGCCATCGGGCTCGGTTCGAACACCGTGGTCAACCCGTCCGGTGGGGCGTTGGCGGCCAATCCGATGTTCGTCGCCGGTCTGGAACGCATCGGCTTCGCCGCTCGGCACATCTTCGACGGTTCAGCGGGTCGGGTGCTGGCGCATGCCACGAGTGGCGCTGCGCTGCAACAGAACCTGGTTGCCGTGATGGAAGGGAAGGACAACTGA
- a CDS encoding sodium:solute symporter, which yields MFHPSNLSPGIGFALMLGLGAFMFVVAFTVRTMVKNTHDFVIADRRIGFGFGVGSVIAVWTWSMAVMMSSAQAFTFGISGLIWFVVPNGLAVMAMVPFALRLRRQMPAGYTIVEFIRARFQNKPATTVMLVAMLLGLLAEIFINLFGVVLVMGVVFDINPTVVLIVTLATVTVYSYFGGLWTSAITATFNTMLITIPAAVVVLFVLQKVGGPDVVFQRVDAAGPDTLNAFSPAAAAGFGISLALGLLASTMADQTFWQKAWALKPASMGRTFVWAGLWFYPIPIVMGLLGLVGLAFGLQTSDLGAAGSGGVGPYVVSNLGLPIILVALYVLIILNACYSTIDGAFSALSSVVAVDILKPSNPNISQKSLFRYTKASIIIAGVVGGVVVSSGIDYVELVNTVYFIKAALIVPLGLAIFWRRMTSTAFVASLVLAIAIGYPVREFVGELPGIITLEAISLVAAVGISLLSKQSFDFASLRDRGEALTEGRAPAVKVDRAADPDPVR from the coding sequence GTGTTCCACCCGTCCAACTTGTCACCCGGTATCGGCTTCGCGCTGATGCTGGGGCTCGGTGCCTTCATGTTCGTGGTGGCCTTCACGGTCCGCACAATGGTCAAGAACACCCACGACTTCGTCATCGCCGATCGCCGCATCGGGTTCGGCTTCGGTGTCGGCTCCGTGATCGCGGTCTGGACCTGGTCGATGGCCGTGATGATGTCGTCGGCGCAGGCATTCACCTTCGGCATCTCAGGTCTCATCTGGTTCGTCGTGCCCAACGGTCTCGCGGTGATGGCGATGGTGCCCTTCGCACTTCGGCTTCGACGCCAGATGCCCGCCGGCTACACCATTGTCGAGTTCATCCGCGCACGTTTCCAGAACAAGCCGGCGACGACCGTGATGCTGGTCGCGATGCTGCTCGGACTGCTCGCTGAGATCTTCATCAACCTCTTCGGGGTCGTCCTGGTGATGGGCGTGGTGTTCGACATCAACCCCACCGTCGTGCTGATCGTCACGCTCGCGACGGTGACGGTGTACTCGTACTTCGGCGGGCTGTGGACCTCGGCGATCACCGCCACCTTCAACACCATGCTCATCACCATCCCCGCCGCCGTCGTGGTCCTCTTCGTCCTGCAGAAGGTCGGCGGACCCGACGTGGTCTTCCAGCGGGTCGACGCCGCCGGACCCGACACGCTCAACGCCTTCAGTCCCGCCGCCGCCGCGGGTTTCGGAATCTCGCTGGCGCTAGGGCTTCTCGCGTCCACCATGGCCGACCAGACGTTCTGGCAGAAGGCGTGGGCTCTCAAGCCGGCATCGATGGGCCGCACGTTCGTGTGGGCGGGCCTGTGGTTCTACCCGATCCCGATCGTGATGGGTCTGCTTGGTCTCGTCGGGCTGGCCTTCGGCCTCCAGACATCCGATCTGGGCGCCGCGGGATCCGGTGGTGTCGGGCCATACGTCGTGAGCAACCTGGGCCTGCCGATCATCCTGGTGGCGCTCTACGTGTTGATCATCCTCAACGCGTGCTACTCCACCATCGACGGCGCCTTCTCGGCCCTCTCCTCAGTTGTCGCCGTCGACATCCTCAAGCCAAGCAATCCGAACATCTCCCAGAAGTCGCTGTTCCGCTACACCAAGGCATCGATCATCATCGCCGGCGTGGTCGGCGGGGTCGTCGTCAGCTCGGGCATCGACTACGTCGAGCTAGTCAACACCGTCTACTTCATCAAGGCCGCGCTGATAGTCCCGCTCGGCCTGGCCATCTTCTGGCGCCGCATGACGTCGACGGCGTTCGTCGCCAGCCTGGTGCTGGCCATCGCCATCGGCTACCCAGTACGCGAATTCGTCGGCGAACTGCCGGGAATCATTACCTTGGAGGCGATCTCACTCGTGGCTGCCGTCGGTATCAGCCTGTTGTCGAAACAGTCATTCGACTTCGCGTCGCTGCGGGATCGCGGTGAGGCGCTGACCGAGGGCCGTGCGCCGGCGGTCAAGGTCGACAGGGCCGCGGATCCGGACCCGGTCCGATGA
- a CDS encoding acetoacetate decarboxylase family protein, whose translation MPVKIRAATQHMAMFSVDADAAQAMIDYSGLRVCRYRPNRAVAVLMLMRYIDGDLGEYLEYGTNIMVNPPGSNESGMRALQSAGAFIHHLPVDQAFTLEAGRSIWGYPKVMADFTVTDGHHFGFDVTIDGQFAVGIDFRRGLPVPSRFTSKPQVHPTYSHLDGVTRETAGEMTLSGVRYRLGGATVRLGQHAYAAELASLGFPKRAMISSSADNVEMTFGDAKEIA comes from the coding sequence ATGCCGGTCAAGATTCGCGCGGCCACGCAACACATGGCGATGTTCTCGGTCGACGCTGATGCCGCGCAAGCGATGATCGACTACAGCGGTCTGCGGGTCTGCCGTTACCGGCCCAACCGTGCCGTCGCGGTTCTCATGCTCATGCGCTACATCGACGGCGACCTGGGGGAGTACCTCGAGTACGGCACCAACATCATGGTGAATCCGCCGGGGTCGAACGAAAGCGGCATGCGCGCGCTGCAGTCGGCTGGCGCCTTCATTCATCACCTGCCCGTGGACCAGGCGTTCACTCTTGAGGCGGGGCGATCGATCTGGGGTTACCCGAAGGTGATGGCGGACTTCACCGTCACAGATGGCCACCACTTCGGGTTCGACGTGACCATCGATGGTCAGTTCGCGGTGGGGATCGACTTCCGGCGCGGACTGCCCGTGCCGTCGAGGTTCACCTCCAAGCCGCAGGTGCACCCGACCTATTCGCATCTCGACGGCGTAACTCGCGAAACCGCAGGGGAGATGACACTTTCCGGCGTCCGCTACCGACTCGGTGGCGCAACAGTCCGGCTTGGCCAACATGCCTACGCCGCCGAGCTCGCGTCACTAGGCTTCCCCAAACGCGCGATGATTTCGAGTTCAGCCGACAACGTCGAGATGACATTCGGCGACGCCAAGGAGATTGCATGA
- a CDS encoding LLM class flavin-dependent oxidoreductase has product MQHGVSSHSVGMWRHPQDKVGWDYASPPYWQHLARTLERGLFDAVFLADELAPYNSYEDSSDATVRYAVQAPTHEPAALTPIITGATEHLGVGITLSTAFEHPYSMARRLSTFDHLSGGRVAWNIVGSYSPSEFAAYGQDMPDRSTRYERIEEYVDLCCRLWDSWQPDAVVADRESGIYAHPEKVAEVVFEGKYFRCRARHFVAPSPQGRPVLWQAGASEQGRRFAAATAEAIFSIQPTVASMRAYSDDIRGRVAAAGRDPEAVKLYYGAQVIIGATESQARERAEYLRSLLRPEASLAMLSGQLGVDFSKFDPEAPLQDIPVPGIQGVKDALVATGAGEAVTVAEAADIYAFRFSMPQVIGTPESVADQLEVFLDDGGADGFMLLATHTPGCFEEFVDLVVPELQRRGRYRTRYPGNTLRANILGD; this is encoded by the coding sequence ATGCAGCACGGTGTCAGCAGTCACTCGGTGGGCATGTGGCGCCATCCGCAGGACAAGGTCGGGTGGGACTACGCGTCGCCGCCGTACTGGCAGCACCTGGCCCGGACCTTGGAGCGGGGCCTGTTCGACGCAGTCTTCCTGGCCGACGAACTGGCACCGTACAACTCGTATGAGGACAGTTCGGACGCGACGGTCCGCTACGCGGTGCAGGCTCCGACGCACGAGCCCGCGGCGCTGACGCCCATCATCACCGGAGCCACCGAGCACCTCGGGGTGGGCATCACGCTGTCCACGGCGTTCGAGCACCCGTACTCGATGGCGCGTCGTCTCTCCACATTCGATCACCTGTCCGGTGGGCGGGTGGCGTGGAACATCGTCGGCTCGTACTCGCCGTCGGAGTTCGCCGCCTACGGCCAGGACATGCCCGATCGATCGACGCGCTATGAGCGCATCGAGGAGTACGTCGACCTGTGCTGTCGGCTCTGGGACTCCTGGCAGCCCGACGCCGTCGTCGCCGACCGGGAGTCGGGCATCTACGCGCACCCGGAGAAGGTCGCCGAGGTGGTCTTCGAGGGCAAGTACTTCCGTTGCCGGGCACGGCACTTCGTGGCACCGTCGCCGCAGGGCAGGCCGGTGCTGTGGCAGGCGGGGGCCAGTGAACAGGGGCGCCGGTTCGCCGCCGCCACGGCCGAGGCCATCTTCTCGATCCAGCCGACGGTGGCCTCGATGCGTGCCTACTCCGACGATATCCGCGGGCGGGTGGCTGCGGCGGGCCGCGACCCGGAGGCGGTCAAGCTCTACTACGGCGCGCAGGTCATCATCGGCGCGACGGAGTCCCAAGCTCGGGAGAGGGCCGAGTACCTGCGGTCGCTGCTGCGGCCGGAGGCATCGCTGGCGATGCTGTCCGGCCAACTGGGCGTGGACTTCTCGAAGTTCGACCCGGAGGCGCCTCTGCAGGACATCCCGGTGCCCGGCATTCAGGGTGTCAAGGACGCGCTGGTCGCCACCGGGGCCGGTGAGGCGGTGACGGTCGCCGAGGCCGCCGACATCTACGCGTTCCGGTTCTCCATGCCCCAGGTCATCGGCACTCCGGAGTCCGTCGCCGACCAGCTCGAGGTGTTCCTCGACGACGGCGGTGCCGACGGCTTCATGCTCCTGGCCACCCACACACCCGGGTGCTTCGAGGAGTTCGTCGACCTCGTCGTCCCCGAGCTGCAGCGACGCGGTCGGTACCGTACGCGCTATCCGGGAAACACGCTGCGCGCCAATATCCTCGGTGACTAG
- a CDS encoding nuclear transport factor 2 family protein yields the protein MAHDKEAWLSVFADDAVVEDPIGPSHFDPEGKGHRGKEAIAKFYDMAIAPSELTFNFEKTYICGDEEANVGSIVIRSSGYEVTAEGVFTYRVNGDGQMVALRAYWELDKATASARKLD from the coding sequence ATGGCCCACGACAAGGAGGCCTGGCTGTCGGTGTTCGCCGACGACGCTGTCGTCGAGGATCCGATCGGGCCGTCGCACTTCGACCCCGAGGGCAAGGGCCACCGGGGTAAGGAGGCGATCGCGAAGTTCTACGACATGGCGATCGCCCCGAGCGAGCTGACGTTCAACTTCGAGAAGACCTACATCTGCGGTGACGAGGAAGCCAACGTCGGCAGCATCGTGATCCGATCCAGCGGATACGAGGTCACCGCCGAGGGCGTGTTCACCTACCGGGTCAACGGCGACGGCCAGATGGTCGCGCTACGGGCGTATTGGGAGCTGGACAAGGCCACGGCAAGCGCACGCAAGCTCGACTGA
- a CDS encoding LLM class F420-dependent oxidoreductase encodes MKLGLQLGYWGAQPPTNHAELVATAEESGFDTVFTAEAWGSDAYTPLAWWGRETTRMRLGTSVIQLSARTPTACAMAALTLDHLSGGRHILGLGVSGPQVVEGWYGAKFPKPLARTREYVDILRQVWAREAPVHSDGPHYPLPLTGEGTTGLGKNLKPITHPLRADIPVMLGAEGPKNVALAAEICDGWLPIFYSPRIADMYNEWLDEGFARPGARHTRETFEICATAQVVVTDDRAGVMELMKPHLALYMGGMGAEDTNFHADVYRRMGYSEVVDEVTALFRSNRKDQAASVIPDELVDDSAIVGNLDYVKEQIKAWEASGVTMMVVGARSPEQIRDLAALV; translated from the coding sequence ATGAAGTTGGGTCTGCAGCTGGGATATTGGGGCGCGCAGCCCCCGACGAACCACGCGGAACTGGTGGCCACCGCCGAGGAATCGGGCTTCGACACGGTCTTCACCGCGGAGGCCTGGGGGTCCGACGCCTACACACCACTGGCGTGGTGGGGACGCGAGACCACCCGCATGCGGCTCGGAACCTCGGTCATCCAGTTGTCGGCGCGCACGCCGACGGCGTGCGCCATGGCCGCGCTGACGCTGGATCACCTCTCCGGGGGCAGGCACATCCTCGGTCTCGGGGTGTCGGGCCCGCAGGTCGTCGAGGGTTGGTACGGGGCGAAGTTCCCCAAGCCACTGGCCCGCACCCGCGAGTACGTCGACATCCTGCGCCAGGTGTGGGCGCGCGAGGCCCCGGTGCACAGCGACGGCCCGCACTACCCCCTGCCGCTGACGGGTGAGGGCACCACGGGGCTTGGTAAGAACCTCAAGCCGATAACGCATCCGCTGCGCGCCGACATCCCCGTCATGCTCGGCGCCGAGGGGCCCAAGAACGTGGCGCTGGCCGCCGAGATCTGCGACGGCTGGCTGCCGATCTTCTACAGTCCGCGCATCGCCGACATGTACAACGAGTGGCTCGATGAGGGCTTCGCGCGGCCCGGTGCCCGGCACACCCGCGAGACCTTCGAGATCTGCGCGACAGCGCAGGTGGTCGTGACCGACGACCGGGCCGGTGTCATGGAGCTGATGAAGCCGCACCTGGCGCTCTACATGGGCGGCATGGGGGCTGAGGACACCAACTTCCACGCCGACGTCTACCGCCGAATGGGCTATTCGGAGGTCGTCGACGAGGTGACCGCCCTGTTCCGCAGCAATCGCAAGGACCAGGCCGCGTCGGTCATCCCCGACGAACTCGTCGACGACTCGGCGATCGTGGGCAACCTCGACTACGTCAAGGAGCAGATCAAGGCGTGGGAGGCCTCTGGCGTCACCATGATGGTCGTCGGTGCCCGCTCACCCGAGCAGATTCGGGACCTCGCCGCGCTGGTCTAG
- a CDS encoding cytochrome P450, producing the protein MTTVLANTRPDVDLADGRFYADGKAREAYRWMRANEPVFRDRNGQAAAASYAAVLDAERNPELFSSAGGIRPDQPGMPYMIDMDDPAHLLRRKLVNAGFTRKRVMDKLPSIENLCDTLIDAVCERGECDFVRDIAAPLPMAVIGDMLGVAPTDRDMLLQWSDDLVCGLSSHIDELTMQKVMDTFAAYTAFTMDVIAKRRSEPTDDLFSILVNSEVEGQRMDDVEIVMETLLILIGGDETTRHTLSGGTEQLLRHRDQWDALVADPDRLPGAIEEMLRWTSPVKNMCRTLTANTEFHGTELRKDEKIMLMFESANFDESVFGDPENFRIDRQPNSHLAFGFGTHFCMGNQLARLELSLMTSRILKRLPDLRLADGAEVPLRAANFVSGPEGMPVVFTPTKRVLD; encoded by the coding sequence ATGACAACGGTTCTTGCCAACACTCGGCCCGACGTCGACCTCGCAGACGGCCGCTTCTACGCCGACGGCAAGGCGCGCGAGGCCTACCGCTGGATGCGGGCCAACGAGCCGGTGTTTCGGGATCGCAACGGGCAGGCCGCGGCGGCGAGCTACGCGGCGGTGCTGGACGCCGAGCGCAATCCCGAGCTGTTCTCCAGCGCGGGCGGCATCAGGCCCGATCAGCCCGGCATGCCCTACATGATCGACATGGACGACCCCGCACACCTGTTGCGGCGCAAGCTCGTCAACGCCGGCTTCACCCGCAAGCGGGTGATGGACAAGCTGCCCTCGATCGAGAACCTCTGCGACACCCTGATCGACGCGGTGTGTGAACGCGGCGAGTGCGACTTCGTCCGAGACATCGCGGCGCCGCTGCCGATGGCGGTGATCGGCGACATGCTCGGTGTCGCACCCACGGACCGCGACATGCTGCTGCAGTGGTCCGACGACCTGGTCTGCGGGCTCAGCTCGCACATCGACGAACTCACCATGCAGAAGGTCATGGATACCTTCGCCGCCTACACCGCGTTCACCATGGACGTCATCGCCAAGCGGCGCTCAGAGCCCACAGACGATCTGTTCTCCATCCTGGTCAACTCCGAGGTCGAGGGACAGCGGATGGACGACGTGGAGATCGTCATGGAGACCCTGCTGATCCTGATCGGTGGTGATGAGACCACCCGTCACACGCTGTCGGGCGGCACCGAACAGCTACTGCGCCACCGCGATCAATGGGACGCGCTGGTGGCCGATCCCGATCGGTTGCCCGGTGCCATCGAGGAGATGCTGCGCTGGACCTCGCCGGTGAAGAACATGTGCCGAACTCTGACTGCCAACACCGAGTTTCACGGCACAGAGCTGCGCAAGGACGAGAAGATCATGCTGATGTTCGAGTCCGCCAACTTCGACGAGAGCGTTTTCGGCGACCCGGAGAACTTCCGCATCGATCGCCAGCCCAACAGCCACCTGGCGTTCGGATTCGGCACGCACTTTTGCATGGGAAATCAGCTGGCTCGCCTGGAGCTCTCATTGATGACCAGCCGAATCCTCAAGCGGCTGCCCGATCTACGCCTGGCCGACGGAGCCGAGGTGCCCCTGCGCGCGGCCAACTTCGTGAGCGGACCCGAGGGCATGCCGGTGGTCTTCACGCCGACCAAGAGGGTCCTCGACTAG
- a CDS encoding thiolase domain-containing protein, which translates to MAGRNAAVLGTGQTKYVAKRQDVSMNGLVREAIDRALQDSGSTFDDIDAVVVGKAPDFFEGVMMPELFMADAVGATGKPLIRVHTAGSVGGSTAIVAASLVQSGKYKRVLTMAWEKQSESNAMWALSIPVPFTKPVGAGAGGYFAPHVRSYIRRSGAPSHIGAMVAVKDRLNGAKNPLAHLHQPDITLDKVMASQMLWDPIRFDETCPSSDGACAMVIGNEEIADRRVADGHPVAWVHATALRTEPLAYSGRDQVNPQAGRDAAAALWRDAGITSPIDEIDVAEVYVPFSWFEPMWLENLGFAAEGEGWKLTEAGETAIGGKIPFNASGGVLSSNPIGASGMIRFAESAIQVMGKAGDHQVQGARKALGHAYGGGSQYYSMWVVSADKPVSK; encoded by the coding sequence ATGGCCGGTCGGAACGCCGCGGTCCTGGGCACCGGGCAGACCAAGTACGTCGCCAAGCGTCAAGACGTGTCGATGAACGGGCTGGTCCGCGAGGCTATCGACAGGGCGCTGCAGGACTCCGGTTCGACGTTCGACGACATCGACGCAGTGGTGGTCGGCAAGGCGCCCGACTTCTTCGAGGGCGTCATGATGCCCGAACTGTTCATGGCTGACGCAGTCGGCGCGACGGGTAAGCCACTCATCCGGGTGCACACCGCCGGGTCGGTGGGCGGGTCGACGGCGATCGTGGCCGCCAGCCTGGTGCAGTCGGGCAAGTACAAGCGCGTGCTGACCATGGCGTGGGAGAAGCAGTCCGAGTCGAACGCCATGTGGGCGTTGAGCATTCCGGTGCCGTTCACCAAGCCCGTCGGCGCGGGCGCGGGCGGCTACTTCGCACCCCACGTGCGGTCCTACATTCGGCGCTCCGGCGCACCAAGCCACATCGGGGCGATGGTCGCGGTGAAGGACCGCCTCAACGGCGCCAAGAATCCACTGGCGCACCTGCATCAGCCCGACATCACCCTGGACAAGGTGATGGCATCGCAGATGCTGTGGGATCCGATTCGCTTCGACGAGACGTGCCCGTCCAGCGACGGCGCCTGCGCAATGGTTATCGGCAACGAGGAGATCGCGGATCGCCGCGTCGCCGACGGCCATCCGGTGGCGTGGGTCCACGCCACCGCGCTGCGCACCGAGCCGCTGGCCTACTCGGGTCGCGACCAGGTCAACCCGCAGGCCGGTCGCGATGCCGCGGCCGCCCTGTGGCGGGACGCGGGTATCACCAGCCCGATCGACGAGATCGACGTCGCCGAGGTCTACGTGCCGTTCTCCTGGTTCGAGCCGATGTGGCTGGAGAACCTCGGCTTCGCCGCCGAGGGTGAGGGCTGGAAGCTCACCGAGGCCGGCGAGACCGCAATCGGCGGCAAGATCCCGTTCAACGCCTCGGGCGGCGTGCTGTCCTCGAATCCGATCGGCGCATCCGGAATGATCCGCTTCGCCGAATCGGCGATCCAGGTCATGGGCAAGGCGGGTGACCACCAGGTCCAGGGTGCCCGAAAGGCCCTCGGTCACGCGTACGGCGGCGGCTCCCAGTACTACTCGATGTGGGTGGTGTCGGCCGACAAGCCGGTCTCGAAGTGA
- a CDS encoding LLM class flavin-dependent oxidoreductase, with translation MTNSKNTKTKAHLLGFVQHGVMNHASTMWAHPRDKVGYHWSRPEYWRDLGRIMERGLFDAMFIADELAPYTTYKGNSDPVVKFAGQCPVHEPASVVPIVGAFTKNLGIGITLSTSFVPPYMMARQLSTLDHLTGGRVGWNIVTSYSKSEFQAMGKENLTPRDKRYEVVEEYMQLLYQLWDSWDDDAIVYDRANGIFADPAKVREVDFQGEFFQSKGRHFVAPSPQKRPVLWQAGSSDQGREFASKHAESVFGIFPTPKSMRAYADDIRTRADDHGRDPQSVKLIYGLQTIIDRDKSRANDKYAEFVENVQIESALGILSGHTGFDFSTLNLDDNVVDADVQGIRGLFDAILEAKDGAPVTVREAAQIYGTSMGAPVAVGTPQDVADQMEHYLDEGGCNGFMMLATDTPGCFNDMTELLVPELQRRGRYRTRYPGTTLRESLQEY, from the coding sequence ATGACCAACTCCAAGAACACGAAGACCAAAGCGCACCTGCTTGGCTTCGTTCAGCACGGGGTGATGAACCACGCATCGACGATGTGGGCGCATCCGCGCGACAAGGTCGGCTACCACTGGTCGCGCCCGGAGTACTGGCGCGATCTCGGCCGCATCATGGAGCGCGGCCTGTTCGACGCGATGTTCATCGCCGACGAGCTGGCGCCCTACACCACCTACAAGGGCAATTCGGATCCCGTGGTGAAGTTCGCGGGCCAGTGTCCGGTCCACGAACCGGCGAGCGTGGTGCCGATCGTCGGCGCGTTCACCAAGAATCTCGGCATCGGCATCACGCTGTCCACATCCTTTGTGCCGCCGTACATGATGGCCCGCCAGCTGTCGACACTTGATCACCTCACCGGCGGCCGGGTCGGGTGGAACATCGTCACGTCGTACTCCAAGAGCGAGTTCCAGGCGATGGGCAAGGAGAACCTCACCCCGCGTGACAAGCGCTACGAGGTCGTCGAGGAGTACATGCAACTGCTGTACCAGCTGTGGGACTCCTGGGATGACGATGCGATCGTCTACGACCGCGCCAACGGGATCTTCGCCGACCCCGCCAAGGTGCGGGAGGTCGACTTCCAGGGCGAGTTCTTCCAGTCGAAGGGCAGGCACTTCGTCGCGCCCTCGCCGCAGAAGCGCCCGGTGCTGTGGCAGGCCGGGTCATCCGATCAGGGTCGCGAGTTCGCCTCCAAGCACGCCGAATCGGTGTTCGGCATCTTCCCGACGCCCAAGAGCATGCGGGCCTACGCCGACGATATCCGCACCCGCGCAGACGATCACGGTCGCGACCCGCAGTCGGTGAAGCTCATCTACGGGCTGCAGACCATCATCGATCGCGACAAGTCCCGTGCCAACGACAAGTACGCGGAGTTCGTCGAGAACGTCCAGATCGAGAGCGCCCTCGGAATCCTCTCCGGCCACACCGGTTTCGACTTCTCGACGCTGAATCTCGACGATAACGTGGTGGACGCCGACGTGCAGGGCATCCGCGGCCTGTTCGACGCCATCCTGGAGGCCAAGGACGGCGCACCGGTCACGGTGCGCGAGGCCGCCCAGATCTACGGCACCTCGATGGGTGCGCCGGTCGCGGTGGGAACGCCGCAGGACGTGGCCGACCAGATGGAGCACTACCTCGACGAGGGCGGCTGCAACGGCTTCATGATGCTGGCCACCGACACCCCGGGCTGCTTCAACGACATGACCGAACTGCTGGTGCCCGAGCTGCAGCGCCGCGGCCGCTACCGCACCCGCTATCCCGGGACCACGCTGCGCGAGAGCCTGCAGGAGTACTGA